A part of Parafrankia discariae genomic DNA contains:
- a CDS encoding (2Fe-2S)-binding protein → MLVCSCFAVSDRTLRSVIASGAYDADEIGARCDAGTGCGGCLEEIDELLDEAMPRRRRPVARSA, encoded by the coding sequence GTGCTGGTCTGCTCATGCTTTGCTGTCTCCGACCGGACGCTACGGAGCGTCATCGCGTCGGGCGCCTATGACGCTGACGAGATCGGTGCGAGGTGTGACGCCGGCACGGGATGCGGCGGCTGTCTCGAGGAGATCGACGAGCTGCTCGACGAGGCGATGCCGCGTCGGCGGCGTCCGGTTGCCAGATCAGCCTAG
- the bfr gene encoding bacterioferritin, with protein MRGDEQIVESLNAVLTNELTAVNQYFLHSRMQRNWGYKYISEHYYHESIDEMKHADRIIHRVLYLGGLPNLQRLHTLRIGETVPEQLELDRTHETNAVDTLREAIVLSRTKNDIGSAVLLEEILTSEEEHIDWLDSQLELISQLGAPEYLSQQIRED; from the coding sequence GTGCGTGGCGACGAACAGATCGTCGAGAGCCTGAACGCTGTTCTGACGAATGAGCTGACAGCGGTCAACCAGTACTTCCTGCATTCGAGGATGCAGCGTAACTGGGGCTACAAGTACATCTCGGAGCACTACTACCACGAGTCGATCGATGAGATGAAGCACGCGGACAGGATCATTCACCGTGTGCTCTACCTGGGCGGACTGCCCAACCTTCAGCGGCTGCACACACTGCGCATCGGTGAGACCGTGCCCGAGCAGCTCGAGCTCGACCGCACCCACGAGACGAACGCCGTCGACACGCTGCGCGAGGCGATCGTGCTGAGCCGGACGAAGAACGACATCGGCTCGGCCGTGCTCCTGGAGGAGATCCTCACCTCTGAGGAGGAGCACATCGACTGGCTCGACTCCCAGCTCGAGCTCATCTCCCAGCTCGGCGCGCCCGAGTACCTCTCCCAGCAGATCCGCGAGGACTGA